A part of Nitrospirota bacterium genomic DNA contains:
- a CDS encoding dephospho-CoA kinase, with the protein MPFIGLTGNFGMGKTTVLKMFKNLGAYTINADRLVSGLLRKPAIINKLVKIFGREILTKRAGKTSLNKKHIAGIIFNNPKKRILIEKTIHPEVIKTAKGIKNEITAAKPSSTVIFEIPLLFESHCENIFDGIIVVYCSKKTAVRRLLKKGFSKDEIVKRFCAQIPVSRKKTSADFLINNNSTHNDLRLRVHAVSKKLKIK; encoded by the coding sequence ATGCCGTTTATAGGGCTTACCGGTAATTTCGGAATGGGGAAGACCACTGTTCTGAAAATGTTTAAAAACCTGGGCGCATATACAATTAATGCCGACAGGCTCGTTTCCGGCCTTTTAAGGAAACCTGCAATAATAAATAAATTAGTCAAAATCTTCGGCAGAGAAATTCTGACAAAAAGGGCGGGCAAAACATCATTAAATAAAAAACATATTGCAGGCATAATTTTCAATAACCCCAAAAAAAGAATTCTGATTGAAAAAACAATTCACCCCGAAGTCATAAAGACTGCAAAGGGCATAAAGAATGAAATAACAGCCGCTAAGCCCTCATCAACAGTTATCTTTGAAATCCCGCTGCTTTTTGAATCACACTGTGAAAATATCTTTGACGGAATTATTGTTGTTTATTGCAGCAAAAAAACAGCGGTCAGGCGCCTGCTCAAAAAAGGCTTTTCAAAAGATGAAATCGTAAAAAGATTCTGTGCGCAAATTCCCGTTTCCAGAAAAAAAACATCGGCGGATTTCCTGATAAATAATAATTCCACCCATAATGATTTACGGCTGAGGGTTCACGCCGTTTCTAAAAAGCTCAAAATAAAATAA